GCCTCCATCCGGGCAGACCTGTCGCACGGGCGGCTCCCCCGACGGTTTTCCAACTTGCAACCTCATCCTGAGGTCGCGCAGGGGGGATGATGAAGACGGAGCGAAACCGGCCTCACGCCCCCCGGCTCGGCGCCAGCCACGCTCCTGCGAAGCGAATCACCGGCTCGTCGCGCTGGTTGGTGCCGGTCGCGGTGTGGCTGACGACGCCCCAACCCGGCCGGGTGCGCGAGGGGCGCGCCTCGGTCAGGGTCACGTCGTAGCGGATCGTATCGCCGGCATAGACCGGCCTGAGCCACTGGAGGTCGCGAAAGCCCGGCGAGGGACCGCCCTCGACCACCGGCTCGGCCCGCGCGATCGCCTCCGCCCGGCCGCGGTCGCGGGCCGCCACCATCCGCTTCATCCAGGCCGCCGCGGTGTGCCAGCCCGAGGCGCACAGGCCGCCGAAATGCGTCCGCGCCGCCGCCGCCTCGTCGACGTGGAACGGCTGCGGGTCGAAGGTGCGGGCAAACCGCAGGATGTCGTCGCGGGTGAAGTGGTGCGCCCCGAGGTCGAAGGTGCGGTTCAACGGCATGTCTTCGAGGTAGGCCGGCGGCAGCGCCTCGCCCTCGGGCAGGTCGGCGGGCGTCGGCTCCTCGGGCGGGCGCGGGCGGGGCGGCAGCGGCGGGGTGCCGGCCTTGCCGAACATCGCCCAGAAATCCTGGGTCATCACCGGCTGGCCGGCACCGTTGGCGATCTCGAGCAGGAACCGCACGAAGCCGCGGTCGGGCTTGCTGCCCGAGGGCCGGCTCTCGGTCACGCTCATGCGCATCGACAGGGCGTCGCCGGGACGGACGGGGCGCAGCCAGCGCACCGCCTCGATGCCGGGCGAGCCCATCGAGCTCGATTGCAGGATGAAGCCGTCGGCGACGAGGCGCATGCCCAGCGCGCAGGTGTGCCAGCCGGACGCGATCAGGCCGCCGACGAAGCTGTCCTTGGCCGCCGCCTCGTCGGTGTGGAAGGCTTGCGGGTCGAACTCGCGGGCGAAGCCCACGATGTCGTCGCGGCTCACGTCGAGCGGCCCGAAATCGAGCCGGAACCCTGGCGTGAGGTCCTCGAAGCAGTAGCGGGGCATGGCGTGCGTCCGACGGCGTTGCAGGCCGCCGGGCTAGCACGGCGAAGGTCCGGCGCAAACGGTCTTACACGAAAGCGCCCGCGGCCTTGTGGGCGAGGCGGATCGGCTCCGGCAGGCGGTATTTCGGCGCGCAGGCCAGCACCAGCGCCACGCTCGACGGGATGTCGGCGAGGTGGCCGGGCGAGATGAACAGGGGATGCTTCCCCGTGCGGGTGCGGACCACCGCGCCGATGGTCTCGCCCTTGTCGACGAGCGGCTGATGCGCGCCCTTCTCCTCGTCGAGGGGGGCGTTGCGGCCGCAGAGCCGGGTCTTGCCGACGCCGATCGTCGGGCGCTGGAGCCACAGGCCCATATGGCTGGCGATGCCGATGCGGCGCGGATGCGCCGTGCCCATCCCGTCGAACAGGAAGACGTCCGGCTCGGCCTCGAGCCGGCCGAACGCCTCCTCCAGCACCGGGCCCTCGCGGAAGCTGAGGAGACCCGGCACGTAGGGGAACGGCGTCGGCATGAGTGCCGTCACCGTCTCGACCACCCGGAAATCCGGGAAGGTCGCGACCACGATCGCGGCGTGCGAGCGATCGTTCTTCACGCTGACATCGACGCCGGCGACGAGCCGCACGGCGTCGAGGTCGAGGGCTCGGTCGGCCACGACCTCGGCGGCGAGCCGGCGCTGGAGCGCCACGGCTTGCGTCGGCGTCAGGTCCCAGCCGTGGCGCCGAGCGAGATCCATCAGTTGGCGAAGCGGAAATGCAGCACGTCGCCGTCCTGCACCAGGTACTCCTTGCCCTCGAGCCGGAGCTTGCCGGCCTCGCGGGCCCCGGCCTCGCCCTTCAGCGCCGTATAGTCGGCGTAGGCGATGGTCTCGGCGCGGATGAAGCCCTTCTCGAAGTCGGTGTGGATCACCCCGGCGGCGCCCGGCGCGCGGGTGCCCTTGGTGATGGTCCAGGCCCGGGCCTCCTTCGGCCCGACGGTGAAGTAGGTGATGAGGCCGAGGAGTTCGTAGCCGGCGCGGATCACCCGGTTCAGGCCCGGCTCGGCGAGGCCGACCGCTTCCAGGTACTCGACCTGATCGGCCGGCGGCAGCACCGCGATCTCGCTCTCGATCTTGGCCGAGACGACGACCGCCTTGGCGCCCTCCAGTGCGGCGCGGGCGAAGACGGCGGCCGAGCGGGCGTTGCCGGCATCCGCCGCGCCTTCCTCGACGTTGCAGACGTAGAGAACGGGCTTGGCCGTCATCAGGCCGAGTTGCGAGAACAGGCGCTCCTCCTCGGCCTTGCGCTCCACGAGGCGGGCCGGCTTGCCCTCGCGCAGGAGCGGCAGCGCCCGCTGGACGAGGTCGAGGACTTCCTTGGCCTCCTTGTCGGCGCCCTTGGCCTTCTTCTCGAGCGCGGTGAGGCGCTTCTCGAGGCTGTCGAGGTCGGCCAGCATCAGCTCGGTCTCGATCGTCTCGATGTCGGCGATCGGGTCGACCTTGCCCTCGACATGGGTGACGTCGCCGTCCTCGAAGCAGCGCACGACGTGGGCGATGGCGTCGACCTCGCGGATGTTGGCGAGGAACTGGTTGCCGAGCCCCTCCCCCTTCGAGGCGCCGCGCACCAGGCCGGCGATGTCGACGAAGGTCAGCCGGGTCGGGATGATCTCCTTCGAGGAGGCGATGCGGGCGAGAGCGTCGAGGCGTTCGTCGGGCACCGCCACCTCGCCGACATTCGGCTCGATGGTGCAGAACGGGTAGTTCGCCGCCTGCGCCGCCGCGGTCTGCGTCAGCGCGTTGAAGAGCGTCGACTTGCCGACGTTCGGCAGGCCGACGATGCCGCATTTGAAGCCCATCAGATCAGTCCATTCGATTCACGGTAAGACCGCCGGCCCGCGGTCGTGTCGCGTGGCACTTGCGATGTGGAGCGTGCAGGGTCAAGCCGGCTTCTCGCCGACGCGCTTCACCTCGTCCCAGCCGCGCCCGGCCATGGCGAGGTGGACCTTGTTCTGGAAGCGGGCATCCTCGCCCGCGGCGAGCAGCTCGGCGCCGTCGGCCATCGCGTCGCAGAGGTCCTCGACCCACGGCGTCTCGGCCTTGGCGAAGTCGTTGAGCACGTAGGCGTGGACGAGGGCCTTGTCGCCCGGATGCCCGATGCCGAGGCGGGCGCGCCAGTACTCGTTGCCGCATTGCGCGGTGATCGAGCGCAGGCCGTTATGGCCGGCATTGCCGCCGCCCTTCTTCACCCGGAGCTTGGCGGGCGCGATATCCAGCTCGTCGTGGAACACCACCACGTCCTCCAGCGGGATCTTGTAGAAGCGCTGCGCTTCCGCCACCGCCCGGCCCGATTCGTTCATGAAGGTCAGGGGCTTCAGGAGCAGCACGCGCTCGGGCCCGATCACCGCCTCGGTGCTCTCGCCCTGGAACTTGCGGCGCCACGGCGCGGCGCGGTGCCGGCGGGCGATCGCGTCGAGCGCCATGAAGCCGATATTGTGCCGGTTGCCCGCGTAGCGGGTCCCGGGATTGCCGAGGCCGACGAACAGCCGCATGGCGAAATCAGGCTCCCCGAGAAAAGGGAAACGCCCCGGGTCTCGCGACCGGGGCGTTCCGATGACGGACAGGATCGAGCCGAGGGCGGCTCAGCCCTCCTTGGACTCGTCGTTGGCAGCCTCGTCGGCGGCCTCTTCCGCGGCCTCGGCGGCCGACTCGGCGCGGGCGGCCTCGGCCACCGCGGCCTCCTCGGCCTCGACCTCGGCGCCGAGCACGGTCGGCGGCACGATGGTGGCGACGACGTCGGCCCCGTCGAGGACGATGCTGGCGCCGGCCGGGACGGGCAGGTCGGAGACGTGGATGGTGTCGCCGACGTTCTTGCCGGTGAGGTCAACGGTGATCGCGTCGGGGATCGACTCGGGGGCGACCGAGACCGTCACGGTGTGATGCGTGATGGTGAGCGTGCCGCCGTTCTGCTTGATGCCCGGGGCCGCATCCTCGTTCGAGAAGTGCACCGGCACCTCGACGTCGACCGACTGGCCGGCGACGACGCGCAGGAAGTCGACGTGCAGCGGGACGCCGGTGACCGGGTCGAGCTGGTAGTCGCGCGGGATCGCCCGGACCTTGCGGCCGCCGGCGCTGATCTCGAACACGGTGGTCAGGAAGCCACCGGCGTAGATCAGGGTGCGGGTGCGGATGAGGTCGATGGCGATGGCCTGCGGCGGCTGGTTGCCCCCGTAGACGACGGCCGGCACCTGGCCCTGGCGACGAACGGCCCGGGCGGCCCCCTTGCCGACCCGGTCGCGTGCCACGGCCTCAAGCGGCTTCACGGCGCTCATGGCGTGATCCTTAAAACTGGTGTTGACGGATGGCTCAAACGCCGAAGGCCGCCCCCTCGAGGACGGCCCTGTGAACCGACGTCGCCACGCCCGTTCCCGTGACGGGAATCCGGCCTCCAAGGGTGTCCGGCGGGCGGGGTGCTGCTAGCAGACCAAGAACCCGATGGCAAGGATTGCGGGTTGGCGCGGATTCGGCGCGATCGCCGGAGGGATCCTTAACCGGTCGGCCGCGACTCTGCCGGGCATCGCTGACCGACCTGGAGACGACCCGTGACGCGCCCGATCCTCTGGGCCCTCGGCGTGCTCGCCACCGCCGCCCTCACCGGCGGATCGATGACCGAGCGCTTCGCGAAGCTCGCCCGCGGCGGCCCCGCCCCGGCGGCCGAGGCGGCGCAGGTCGAGCCCGGCTCCGCCTCCAGCGTGAGCCTGTCGCAGGATCTCTCCGGCCACTTCAAGGCCCACCCGCAGGTCGAGGGGCAGGTGCTGCGCATGCTGGTCGATACCGGCGCCACGCTCTGCGTCTTCACGAGCGAGGATGCGGCCCGGATCGGGATCAGGGTCGCGGAGCGCGACTTCACCGCGCGGGTCGGCACCGCGAACGGCACGGTGCCGGCGGCGCCGGTGCGCGTGCGCGAGATGCGGATCGGGGGAATCGCGGTGCGCGACGTCGAGGCCCTGGTCCTGCCGAGCGGGCGCCTCGAGACCAGCCTGCTCGGCATGTCGTTCCTGCGCCGCCTGCGCGGCTTCGAGGTCGCGGCGGGGCGGATGATCCTGCGGGGATGACGGCGGCGGGGGCCTTGCGCGGACGCCCGGGGCGGAACGCCCCCGGGAGGATCGCCCCGGTCTCCGGTCAGGTGGCCGGGCAGGCGCCGCCGTTGCGCATGTCGACGACGGTCGGCAGCACGATCTCCGGGTTGTTGGTGACCCCGACGTTGTAGACCTTGCCGTTGCGCACCGGCCAGATCACCGTCTCGGTCATCGTGCTGAGCTTGAACCGGTCGGCGAGCGTCGCGCCGAAGACCGGCTTGTAGGTCATCGTCAGCTCGACGACGACGTAGCGCACGCCGCCATTCTTGAACGCGTCCGGCACGGTCGGCACCGCGGTCGGGCCGATCGGGGCCGGCGCCCCGGCACTGCCGGCATCCACGGCGTAGGAGCAGACCCGGGCCGAGCCGCTGGCGTCGTAGACGCCGATCGCCTTGGCGGCGATCCGCGCCGTGGCGCCGTCGTAGGGCGCCAGCACCGCCCGCCCGGCCTTCGCAATGGTGGCGAACTGCCCGCTCGAGACGTCGCCCGCCTCCCGCGCCACGAGATCGGCCACGGTGCGGGCGGCGAGCGTCACCTTGCGGAAGTTGCTGATGTAGCCGGCGAGGTCGGTCGTGCCGAGGTAGAGCAGCAGCAGGAGCGGCAGCACCATCGCGAACTCGACCGCGGCGAGGCCGTCCTGCGCCCCCCGGAAGCGGGCGAGCGCGCGGCCTGCCCGTCCGCCGCGGTCCCGGGCCGCGTCCACGACGCTCCGCATCCGCCGGGCGCTCATTGGAACGGCTCCGTGCGGAAAGCCACGGTGCTCTGCAGGACCCGCTTGCCGTTCGCCAGGGTGTTGGGGTTGAGGAAGCTGAAGAAGACCGGGAACTCCACCGCCGCCTGCACGACGACGATCTGGTTCGAGCCCGGGTTCTGGTACTGCGTGCCGAAGGCCGAGGGCGAGCTGCGCCAGGCGCGCGCGCCGGAATCGACGGGGCTCGGCGGCGCGAAGCTGGCATTGTCGGCCATCGTCAGGACCTCGACCTTGACGTCGCCGCAGGCGAAGATCGTGACCCGGCCGTCGCAGATCGCCGCCTTGAACTTCTCCAGCGCGACCTGCTGCGTCGTCTTGTCGGCGGGCGGCGGCGGATCGGAGGACCGGGCGGCCTGGAACTGCCCGGTATAGAGCTGGCGCGCCGCGCTCGACACCGCGTTGTCGAGGACCTGGCCGGCGAAGAAGGCGAGCGCGGTCTCGACGATCGCCGCGATGAGGCACAGGAACGGCAGCGCGATCAGCCCGAACTCCACCGCCGTCGCGCCGTCGCGGGCGGCGGCGAAGCCGGCGATCCGCCGGCGGATCGTCAGGGCCCGCGACGGGCGGGGCGCCGTCGCGGCGGGCCCGGGCGACGGTCCCGCGGCGTGGAGCGGAGGACGACGGGGCATGACCGGTTCGAGCTCGTGCGTGGCCGACGACGCTGGTTTACGAAGCGAGGGGTTTCGGATCCGTTGCGCCGAAAGGCGTACGCTCAGCGCATCGCCGCGGCCGGACCGCCGGCGCCGCCCGCCGTCGCCATCGAGTTGCGCTGGCCGGTCTGCCCGCTCACCTCGGAGAAGTAGCGTTGCGCGTCGCCGAGCTGCACCGCCGGCTGGCAGGCCGGCGTGCAGGAGTAGGATTCGCGCTCGAGCCCGCGCTGCACCGTGACCACCGACGGGCTGCCGGCGCGCACGCTGATCGCCGATTCCGCCAGCATGGTGCCGGCCGAGTCGAGCGCGATGAGGTTGGTGCTGCCGAAGCTCTTGCCGGTCAGGACCACGATGCCGTTCCGCTGCAGCGACACGTCGGCGATGATCGGGTTGCCGACGATCACGGTGGCGGTCCGCTCGGGCAGGCGGATCACCTTGGCGTTGTCGACCGACACGGTCACGGTCGCCCCGTCGCTTCCCTGCGCCCCGGCCGCGGCGGGCACCAGCAGCAGCGCGAGGGCCAGGAGGCCGGCGGCGCGCGGGGCGCGCGGGAGGCGGGGCGGGGTCATCGGCGGTCGGTCTCTCGGGCGCATCGTCTCCCGCCACTCAAGCGCGGGACGGTTGAGAAACCGCTAAGTGCCGTCGAACTGGTGCCGGCAGCGCCTCGAGGGGGCCGGACACGCCCCGCTCCGCCGGACCCAGCGGCAGGCCGTTCGCGGTGCCCGTCGATCGATCGTTAACCAACGCGGGAAGTTCGGCGCGATGGGCCGGTCGCCGCGATCGTTTTAACTCAACCTCAACACGGTTCGACCTACGTTGCCGTCAGTCCCGATCGGCGCCAGTCGATTGTCGACGGACTAACCGAGATCACTGAAGCGGGAACACAGTCATGATCACCAAGCTGAAGCGTTTCGTCAGCGACGAGTCCGGCGCGACCGCGATCGAGTACGGGCTGATCGCCACCCTGATCGCCCTCGCGGTGATCGTCGCCGCCGGCACCGTCGGCAACAACCTGTCGAAGCAGTTCACCAACATCGCCGCGAACCTGAAGTAACGATCGCGAGGCCGACCCGCGACGGCGGGTCGGCGCGCCGCGGACGGCGCGAGACGCGGGCCGCCTTTTTCACGGAGGTCCCGCTCCGCCGCCTGCCGGAGATCCCGGCCTGATCGCCCCCGGCGGTCGGCGAAGCTGATCGATGCGGCCCCTCGCGCCGCCCGCGTGGCGCGCCGCCGCGTTCCCCGACCGCCGTCGCGAGCCCGCATGGCCAGCCTCTGCCTCCTCGTCGTGTTTCCGTTCCTGATGGCCTACGCGGCCGCCAGCGACCTTCTCACGATGACGATCCCCAACCGCATCAGCCTGCTGCTCGTGGGCGCCTTCGGCGTCCTGGCGGTGACCGCCGGGCTCGGCTGGGCGGAACTCGCCGATCATGCCGGCGCCTTCGCGGCGACCCTGGCGGTCGGCTTTTGCCTGTTCTGCACCGGCACGATCGGCGGCGGCGACGCCAAGCTCGCGGCCGCCACCGCCCTGTGGCTCGGCTTCGGGCCGCTCGTCGACTACCTCACGGCCGCCGCCATCCTGGGCGGGATCCTGACCCTCGGGATCCTGAGCGTGCGCCAGCATCCCCTGCCCGGCTTCGCCGCCTCCTGGCCGTTCGCGCTCGACCTGCGCTACGGCGAGAAGGGAGTGCCCTACGGCCTCGCCCTCGCGGGCGCCGCGCTGGTGGTGTGTCCGGCCGCGCCGCTCTGGCGCCTCGTCCTGCCGGCCTGAGGCCGGGCCGCGCCCGTCCCCGATCCACCGTCCCCCCAGGGTCCGGCCCCGAGGTCCGGGCGAGGATCGGCACGCGCATTCCCCGGGACCGTCGTCCCTCCCCCCGCCACGGGCCCGACGCACTCGCCCCGGCGGCCCCACGGTCCGCCGGGGATCGCGGCGTTGCCGTCGCGCGCGCCGCCGCCGCCGTCGCGGTCCGTCCAAACACTAAGGGTGATTAACCTTAATTTGAGGAATGCCTGATGAAGTCAGGGACGGGACGGCACGGCGCCGCCCCCGACCGTGTCCTCTCGTTGGCGCTCCATGAAGTCTTCGCGCTTGCTTCTCATCAGCGTCGCCGTCGTGACCGGCGCAGGGGCGTTCATCGTGATGAGCGGCCGCGAGCCGCCGCCCGCGCCGGTGGTCGCGCCGACGGCCGCGCCGGCCCCGGCGATGGAGACGGTGGAGGTGCTGGTCGCCGCCGCCGAGCTGCCGATGGGTCAGACCGTCAAGGCGCCGGACATGCGCTGGCAGACCTGGCCCCGGGCCGCGGCGGGCGACGCCTTCCTGCAGCGCGCCAACGCGCCGACGGCGCTCGAGGACACGGTGGGCTCGATCGTGCGCAGCCCCTTCCTCTCCGGCGAGCCGATCCGGCGCGAGAAGCTCATCAAGGCCAACGGCAGCGGCTTCCTGTCGGCGATCCTGCCCTCGGGGATGCGCGCCGTGGCGATCTCGATCGACGCGCGCGGCAGCAACACCGCCGGCGGCTTCATCCTGCCGAACGACCGCGTCGACGTGCTGCGCACCTCGCGGGACGACGAGGCCTCCCGCACCGGCGGCAGCGACGTCCAGACCTCCGAGACCATCCTGACCAACATCCGGGTGCTGGCGGTCGGCCAGACCGTGCAGGAGCGCAACGGCGAGCGCGTGGTCACCGGCGATACCGCGACCCTCGAGCTCACCCCGCCCCAGGCCGAGGCCGTCACGCTCGCCCAGAAGGTCGGCCAGCTCTCCCTCGCCCTGCGCAGCCTCGCCGATGCCGGCCAGGCCGCCCCGCAGGCGGCGGCGGAGCCGCAAGCGGAGGGCGGGGTCACGGTCGTGCGCTACGGCGTCGCCAAGCAGATGCCCCGCCGATGAGAGTTGCCCTGCCGATGAGCGCCCGCCCGTCCAGCCCCGAGGGCGGCGCCGCGCCCCGCCCCGCGAGCCCCCGTTCCATGCCGATGTCCGAGACGTTTCCCGCCTCCCTGCGCGCCGTCGCCGCCGGGGCGCTGGCGGCCCTCCTGGCCGCCCTCCCCGCCGCCGCCCAGGGCGGGGCGGGAGCGCGCGGCGGCATCGTGCCGGCGCCGGTGGTGAATGTCGGCCCCAACGAGGCCGACGTGTCGCGGCGCATCGACCTCACCATGGGCCGCTCGCTGGTGATCGACCTGCCCCGGGACGCCAAGGAGGTGTTCGTCGCCAACCCGAAGGTGGCGAACGCCGTGGTGCGCTCGACCCGCAAGGTGTTCATCATCGGCATCGAGAACGGCGCCACGTCGATCTTCGTGATGGACGGCGAGGGGCGCCAGATCGCCGCCCTCGACGTCACCGTGGGGCGCGACCTCAACGTACTGCGCCAGACGCTCGCCGGCAGCATCCCGGGGGCGCGGTTCGACGTGCGCCCGGCCGGCGATTCGGTGCTGCTCACCGGCACCGTCAACTCCGCCGGCGAGGCCCAGCAGGCCGTCGACATCGCCAACGCCTTCGTGGGCGTCGGCGGCGGCGGGGCGGCGGCCCGCGGCGCGGTGATCAACAACCTGACGATCCGCGGCAAGGACCAGGTGATGCTGCGCGTCACCGTGGTCGAGGTGTCGCGCCAGGTGCTCAAGCAGTTCGGCGTCAACCTGAACGCCAACTGGAGCGCGATGAACTTCGTCAACGGCGTGCCCTTCCCGCTGACCGGCGGCTCGTACCCGGCCGGCAACGACATCTCGGCCAAGATCAGCTCGGGCGGGTTCTCGCTGCAGGCGACCCTGCGGGCCTTCGAGCAGGCCGGCGTGTCGCGGGTGCTCGCCGAGCCGACGCTCACGGCGATCTCCGGCGAGGCGGCGAACTTCACCGCGGGCGGCGAGATCCCGGTCCCGACCAGCCAGACCTGCTCGGCGGTCCTGGCGTCGAACAGCTCGAACTGCGCCGTCGGCATCGAGTACAAGCCCTACGGCGTGGCGCTGAACTTCACGCCGGTGGTCCAGTCCGAGAACCGGATCTCGATCCGGATCGGCACCAACGTCACGGAGATCGACACCCAGGCGGCGATCCCGGTCTCGAACGGCAACAACACGATCTCGGTGCCGGGCCTGACGGTGCGCAAGTCGGAGACGACCATCGAGCTGCCCTCGGGCGGGACGATGATGATCGCGGGCCTGATCCAGCAGCGCAACCGCCAGGCGATCAGCGGCCTGCCGGGGATGATCAACCTGCCGATCCTCGGCGCCCTGTTCCGCTCCCGCGACTACCAGCGCCAGGAGACGGAGCTGATGATCATGGTCACGCCGTTCATCGCCAAGCCGATGGATCCGGCCCAGGTCCGCAAGCCCGACGACGGCTTCACCGAGGTGAGCGACAGCCAGTCGATCCTGCTCGGGCGCTTCAACCGCCTCTACGGCGTGGTCGGCGCCGCCCCCCTCGGCGCGGGCTATCGCGGCCGGGTCGGCTTCATCACCGACTGAGCCCGCGGGACGCTCCCGAGACCCCGCCGAGATGTCCGTCCCGAGGACACCCGTCCGCCGAGACCGCGCCGCCGAGACTTCGCCGCCGAGACTTCGCCGCCATGATCCGCACAGCCCTCCGCCTGACGCTCCTCGCCGCCTCGGCCGCCCTTTCCGCCTGCGCCTCCAAGGGCCCGGGTGCGATGGGCCCGGTCACGACCGGCTCGACCTACCCGATGACGGTCGCCGAGCGGCACCCGATCGTCCTGTCGGATTCCCCGCGCAACCTCGACGTGTTCGTCACCGGGACCGGGCACATCGACCCGCGCCAGGCCGACGACGTCGACGGTTTCCTCACCGAGTACCGCCGCTACGGCCGCGGCGTGCTGGTGCTCGAGGTGCCCCGCGGCTCGCAGGTGCCGGGCGGCGCGGTGGAGCGCACCCTCGGGGCCCTGCGCGCCCGGGCGGTGGCCCGGGGGGTCGGCCCGCGCGAGATCGTCGTCGCGCCCTATCCGGTCGCCAACGTCGCGGTGAGCGCGCCGGTCCGCCTGAGCTTCCAGCGCATGCAGGCCAAGGTCGCGGGCGCCTGCGGGCTGTGGCCGCAGGATCTCGGCGCCAGCAACGCGGGCTTCAACAGCCGCAACGAGCCGTACTGGAACCTCGGCTGCGCCACGCAGTCCAACGTCGCGAGCCAGATCGCCGATCCGGTCGACCTCGTGCGCGGCCGCCAGGAGGGCCGGATCGACACGGTGGTCCGGACCCAGAACCTGCTCGACCTGCGCGCCGGAAAGGATCCGTCAACCACTTGGAAGCAGGATGGTCGCGCGAGCGTGAAGAACCAGGTGGCACAGTGATGAGGACGCGCCGGACGACCATCGCCGCCGCGCCCGCGGCGAGGCGCGCCGGCGCCCCCCGGGCCCGGCCGGGCCGGGATCCCATCGCCGCCACCTCCCCGTTCGGCGGGCCGGCCTCCCCCGTGCCGGCCTCCCATGCCCCCGTCCGCGAGGCCCGACGCCATGTCTGAGGCGGATGAATCCAAGGACCGGGTGATCGCCCCGGTCCCCCGCATCACCGTGCAGGCCTTCTGCGAGAGCGGCGATGTCGCGGGCGTGATCGAGGCGGCCGCCGAGGACCGGCGGATGCAGAAGGCGCATACCCGCGTCCAGATGGGCGGCGCCTCCGCCGCCGTCGAGGCCTACCGCAACGCCCCGACCCCGAACGTCATCGTGATCGAGACCGGGGCCGGGCGGGGCGACCCGCTCGCGGCCCTCGACAGCCTGGCGGAGGTCTGCGACGCCGGCACCAAGGTGGTGGTCGTCGGCCACGTCAACGACGTCGTGCTCTACCGCGAGTTCATGCGCCGCGGCGTGAGCGAGTACCTGATCGCCCCGGTCGATCCGATCGCCGTCATCGCGGCGATCTCCGACCTGTTCAGCAATCCTTCCGCCGAGCCCCTCGGCCGGACGGTCGCGGTGGTCGGCGCCAAGGGCGGCGTCGGCGCCTCGACGCTCGCCCACAATCTCGCCTGGTCGGTCGCCCGCGACTGCGGCACCGCGACGGTGCTCGCCGACCTCGACGTCGCCTTCGGCACCGCCGGCCTCAACTTCAACCAGGATCCGCCGCAGGGCGTGGCCGAGGCGGTGTTCGCGCCCGAGCGGGTCGACGCGAACTTCGTCGACCGCCTGCTGTCGAAGTGCACCGACAACCTGAGCCTGCTCGCGGCCCCCGCGACCCTCGACCGACCGACCGACTTCGCGGAGGGCGCCTTCGACGGCGTGATCGACGTGCTGCGGGCGAGCGTGCCCTGCATCGTGCTCGACGTGCCGCACGCCTGGTCGGCCTGGTGCCGGCGGATGCTGATCGGCGCCGACGAGATCGTGGTCGTGGCCGCCCCCGACCTCGCCTCCTTGCGCAACGCCCGCAACCTGTTCGAGGTGCTGCGGCAGGGCCGGCCCCACGACCGCATGCCCCGCCTCGTCCTCAACGGGGTCGGG
The sequence above is drawn from the Methylobacterium terrae genome and encodes:
- a CDS encoding TadE/TadG family type IV pilus assembly protein, encoding MPRRPPLHAAGPSPGPAATAPRPSRALTIRRRIAGFAAARDGATAVEFGLIALPFLCLIAAIVETALAFFAGQVLDNAVSSAARQLYTGQFQAARSSDPPPPADKTTQQVALEKFKAAICDGRVTIFACGDVKVEVLTMADNASFAPPSPVDSGARAWRSSPSAFGTQYQNPGSNQIVVVQAAVEFPVFFSFLNPNTLANGKRVLQSTVAFRTEPFQ
- the pth gene encoding aminoacyl-tRNA hydrolase → MRLFVGLGNPGTRYAGNRHNIGFMALDAIARRHRAAPWRRKFQGESTEAVIGPERVLLLKPLTFMNESGRAVAEAQRFYKIPLEDVVVFHDELDIAPAKLRVKKGGGNAGHNGLRSITAQCGNEYWRARLGIGHPGDKALVHAYVLNDFAKAETPWVEDLCDAMADGAELLAAGEDARFQNKVHLAMAGRGWDEVKRVGEKPA
- a CDS encoding retropepsin-like aspartic protease family protein encodes the protein MTRPILWALGVLATAALTGGSMTERFAKLARGGPAPAAEAAQVEPGSASSVSLSQDLSGHFKAHPQVEGQVLRMLVDTGATLCVFTSEDAARIGIRVAERDFTARVGTANGTVPAAPVRVREMRIGGIAVRDVEALVLPSGRLETSLLGMSFLRRLRGFEVAAGRMILRG
- the ychF gene encoding redox-regulated ATPase YchF, with amino-acid sequence MGFKCGIVGLPNVGKSTLFNALTQTAAAQAANYPFCTIEPNVGEVAVPDERLDALARIASSKEIIPTRLTFVDIAGLVRGASKGEGLGNQFLANIREVDAIAHVVRCFEDGDVTHVEGKVDPIADIETIETELMLADLDSLEKRLTALEKKAKGADKEAKEVLDLVQRALPLLREGKPARLVERKAEEERLFSQLGLMTAKPVLYVCNVEEGAADAGNARSAAVFARAALEGAKAVVVSAKIESEIAVLPPADQVEYLEAVGLAEPGLNRVIRAGYELLGLITYFTVGPKEARAWTITKGTRAPGAAGVIHTDFEKGFIRAETIAYADYTALKGEAGAREAGKLRLEGKEYLVQDGDVLHFRFAN
- a CDS encoding Flp family type IVb pilin encodes the protein MITKLKRFVSDESGATAIEYGLIATLIALAVIVAAGTVGNNLSKQFTNIAANLK
- a CDS encoding 50S ribosomal protein L25/general stress protein Ctc; translated protein: MSAVKPLEAVARDRVGKGAARAVRRQGQVPAVVYGGNQPPQAIAIDLIRTRTLIYAGGFLTTVFEISAGGRKVRAIPRDYQLDPVTGVPLHVDFLRVVAGQSVDVEVPVHFSNEDAAPGIKQNGGTLTITHHTVTVSVAPESIPDAITVDLTGKNVGDTIHVSDLPVPAGASIVLDGADVVATIVPPTVLGAEVEAEEAAVAEAARAESAAEAAEEAADEAANDESKEG
- a CDS encoding TadE/TadG family type IV pilus assembly protein; the encoded protein is MRSVVDAARDRGGRAGRALARFRGAQDGLAAVEFAMVLPLLLLLYLGTTDLAGYISNFRKVTLAARTVADLVAREAGDVSSGQFATIAKAGRAVLAPYDGATARIAAKAIGVYDASGSARVCSYAVDAGSAGAPAPIGPTAVPTVPDAFKNGGVRYVVVELTMTYKPVFGATLADRFKLSTMTETVIWPVRNGKVYNVGVTNNPEIVLPTVVDMRNGGACPAT
- a CDS encoding MaoC family dehydratase, whose protein sequence is MPRYCFEDLTPGFRLDFGPLDVSRDDIVGFAREFDPQAFHTDEAAAKDSFVGGLIASGWHTCALGMRLVADGFILQSSSMGSPGIEAVRWLRPVRPGDALSMRMSVTESRPSGSKPDRGFVRFLLEIANGAGQPVMTQDFWAMFGKAGTPPLPPRPRPPEEPTPADLPEGEALPPAYLEDMPLNRTFDLGAHHFTRDDILRFARTFDPQPFHVDEAAAARTHFGGLCASGWHTAAAWMKRMVAARDRGRAEAIARAEPVVEGGPSPGFRDLQWLRPVYAGDTIRYDVTLTEARPSRTRPGWGVVSHTATGTNQRDEPVIRFAGAWLAPSRGA
- the nfi gene encoding deoxyribonuclease V (cleaves DNA at apurinic or apyrimidinic sites) gives rise to the protein MDLARRHGWDLTPTQAVALQRRLAAEVVADRALDLDAVRLVAGVDVSVKNDRSHAAIVVATFPDFRVVETVTALMPTPFPYVPGLLSFREGPVLEEAFGRLEAEPDVFLFDGMGTAHPRRIGIASHMGLWLQRPTIGVGKTRLCGRNAPLDEEKGAHQPLVDKGETIGAVVRTRTGKHPLFISPGHLADIPSSVALVLACAPKYRLPEPIRLAHKAAGAFV
- a CDS encoding pilus assembly protein N-terminal domain-containing protein, which gives rise to MTPPRLPRAPRAAGLLALALLLVPAAAGAQGSDGATVTVSVDNAKVIRLPERTATVIVGNPIIADVSLQRNGIVVLTGKSFGSTNLIALDSAGTMLAESAISVRAGSPSVVTVQRGLERESYSCTPACQPAVQLGDAQRYFSEVSGQTGQRNSMATAGGAGGPAAAMR